Proteins encoded within one genomic window of Oncorhynchus kisutch isolate 150728-3 unplaced genomic scaffold, Okis_V2 scaffold863, whole genome shotgun sequence:
- the LOC109878701 gene encoding nucleosome assembly protein 1-like 1 isoform X2 has translation MADMDNKDQAELDPADLEDVEDVEEEETGEDVNSKVPGFVRLPSARQLTVQMMQNPQILAALQERLDGLVGSPSGYMESLPKVVKRRVNALKNLQVKCAHIEAKFYEEVHELERKYAALYQPLFDKRSDIVKAAYEPTEEECEWKADEEEELTEEMKEKAKVEEEKKDEEKEDPKGVPEFWLTVFKNVDLLSDMVQEHDEPILKQLQDVKVKFSDPGQPMSFSLEFNFEPNEFFTNTLLTKTYKMRSEPDENDPFSFDGPEIMGCTGCTIDWTKGKNITLKTIKKKQKHKGRGTVRTVTKTVPNDSFFNFFTPPDVPESGDMDEDTEAVLAADFEIGHFIRERIVPRAVLYFTGEAIEDDDDDYDEEGEEADDEEGEEEGEEENDPDYDPKKDANPPAECKQQ, from the exons ATGGCAGACATGGACAA TAAGGACCAGGCTGAGCTGGACCCGGCAGATTTGGAGGACGTGGAGGAcgtggaagaggaggagactgGAGAGGATGTCAACAGCAAAG TGCCTGGCTTTGTCCGTCTCCCCTCAGCTCGTCAGCTCACCGTGCAGATGATGCAGAACCCACAGATTCTGGCCGCGTTGCAGGAGAGGCTGGACGGCCTGGTGGGCTCGCCGTCAGGATACATGGAGAG CTTACCAAAGGTAGTGAAGAGACGGGTCAACGCCCTAAAGAACCTACAAGTGAAATGCGCCCACATTGAGGCCAAGTTCTACGAAGAGGTCCATGAACTGGAGAGAAAGTACGCCGCTCTCTACCAACCCCTCTTCGACAAG cgaAGTGACATAGTTAAAGCAGCCTATGAGCCCACAGAGGAGGAGTGTGAGTGGAAGGCTGATGAGGAGGAAGAGTTGACA gaggagatgaaggagaaggccaaggtggaagaggagaagaaggatgaggagaaggaggaccCCAAAGGCGTTCCCGAGTTCTGGCTAACGGTTTTCAAGAACGTCGACCTGCTTAGCGACATGGTGCAG GAACATGATGAACCCATCCTCAAGCAATTACAAGATGTCAAAGTCAAATTCTCGGACCCTGGCCAGCCCATG AGCTTTTCTTTAGAATTCAACTTTGAGCCCAATGAGTTCTTCACAAACACTTTGTTGACAAAAACCTACAAGATGAGGTCTGAGCCTGATGAGAACGACCCCTTCTCCTTCGATGGGCCTGAGATCATGGGCTGCACAGG TTGTACGATCGACTGGACGAAGGGCAAGAACATCACCCTGAAGACGATCAAGAAGAAGCAGAAGCACAAGGGGCGTGGCACAGTCAGGACGGTCACCAAGACAGTCCCCAACGACTCTTTCTTCAACTTCTTCACCCCGCCTGATGTCCCTGAAAGTGGAGATATG GACGAGGACACCGAGGCTGTCCTCGCCGCTGACTTTGAGATCGGCCACTTCATCCGCGAGCGTATCGTCCCCAGGGCTGTGCTGTACTTCACGGGGGAGGCCATCgaggatgacgatgatgat tacgatgaggagggagaggaggctgatgACGAG gagggtgaggaggagggagaggaggagaatgaccCTGACTATGACCCCAAG AAGGACGCAAATCCCCCAGCCGAGTGCAAGCAGCAGTGA
- the LOC109878701 gene encoding nucleosome assembly protein 1-like 1 isoform X5 produces MADMDNKDQAELDPADLEDVEDVEEEETGEDVNSKARQLTVQMMQNPQILAALQERLDGLVGSPSGYMESLPKVVKRRVNALKNLQVKCAHIEAKFYEEVHELERKYAALYQPLFDKRSDIVKAAYEPTEEECEWKADEEEELTEEMKEKAKVEEEKKDEEKEDPKGVPEFWLTVFKNVDLLSDMVQEHDEPILKQLQDVKVKFSDPGQPMSFSLEFNFEPNEFFTNTLLTKTYKMRSEPDENDPFSFDGPEIMGCTGCTIDWTKGKNITLKTIKKKQKHKGRGTVRTVTKTVPNDSFFNFFTPPDVPESGDMDEDTEAVLAADFEIGHFIRERIVPRAVLYFTGEAIEDDDDDYDEEGEEADDEEGEEEGEEENDPDYDPKKDANPPAECKQQ; encoded by the exons ATGGCAGACATGGACAA TAAGGACCAGGCTGAGCTGGACCCGGCAGATTTGGAGGACGTGGAGGAcgtggaagaggaggagactgGAGAGGATGTCAACAGCAAAG CTCGTCAGCTCACCGTGCAGATGATGCAGAACCCACAGATTCTGGCCGCGTTGCAGGAGAGGCTGGACGGCCTGGTGGGCTCGCCGTCAGGATACATGGAGAG CTTACCAAAGGTAGTGAAGAGACGGGTCAACGCCCTAAAGAACCTACAAGTGAAATGCGCCCACATTGAGGCCAAGTTCTACGAAGAGGTCCATGAACTGGAGAGAAAGTACGCCGCTCTCTACCAACCCCTCTTCGACAAG cgaAGTGACATAGTTAAAGCAGCCTATGAGCCCACAGAGGAGGAGTGTGAGTGGAAGGCTGATGAGGAGGAAGAGTTGACA gaggagatgaaggagaaggccaaggtggaagaggagaagaaggatgaggagaaggaggaccCCAAAGGCGTTCCCGAGTTCTGGCTAACGGTTTTCAAGAACGTCGACCTGCTTAGCGACATGGTGCAG GAACATGATGAACCCATCCTCAAGCAATTACAAGATGTCAAAGTCAAATTCTCGGACCCTGGCCAGCCCATG AGCTTTTCTTTAGAATTCAACTTTGAGCCCAATGAGTTCTTCACAAACACTTTGTTGACAAAAACCTACAAGATGAGGTCTGAGCCTGATGAGAACGACCCCTTCTCCTTCGATGGGCCTGAGATCATGGGCTGCACAGG TTGTACGATCGACTGGACGAAGGGCAAGAACATCACCCTGAAGACGATCAAGAAGAAGCAGAAGCACAAGGGGCGTGGCACAGTCAGGACGGTCACCAAGACAGTCCCCAACGACTCTTTCTTCAACTTCTTCACCCCGCCTGATGTCCCTGAAAGTGGAGATATG GACGAGGACACCGAGGCTGTCCTCGCCGCTGACTTTGAGATCGGCCACTTCATCCGCGAGCGTATCGTCCCCAGGGCTGTGCTGTACTTCACGGGGGAGGCCATCgaggatgacgatgatgat tacgatgaggagggagaggaggctgatgACGAG gagggtgaggaggagggagaggaggagaatgaccCTGACTATGACCCCAAG AAGGACGCAAATCCCCCAGCCGAGTGCAAGCAGCAGTGA
- the LOC109878701 gene encoding nucleosome assembly protein 1-like 1 isoform X1 — MADMDNKDQAELDPADLEDVEDVEEEETGEDVNSKVPGFVRLPSARQLTVQMMQNPQILAALQERLDGLVGSPSGYMESLPKVVKRRVNALKNLQVKCAHIEAKFYEEVHELERKYAALYQPLFDKRSDIVKAAYEPTEEECEWKADEEEELTVSKQEEMKEKAKVEEEKKDEEKEDPKGVPEFWLTVFKNVDLLSDMVQEHDEPILKQLQDVKVKFSDPGQPMSFSLEFNFEPNEFFTNTLLTKTYKMRSEPDENDPFSFDGPEIMGCTGCTIDWTKGKNITLKTIKKKQKHKGRGTVRTVTKTVPNDSFFNFFTPPDVPESGDMDEDTEAVLAADFEIGHFIRERIVPRAVLYFTGEAIEDDDDDYDEEGEEADDEEGEEEGEEENDPDYDPKKDANPPAECKQQ; from the exons ATGGCAGACATGGACAA TAAGGACCAGGCTGAGCTGGACCCGGCAGATTTGGAGGACGTGGAGGAcgtggaagaggaggagactgGAGAGGATGTCAACAGCAAAG TGCCTGGCTTTGTCCGTCTCCCCTCAGCTCGTCAGCTCACCGTGCAGATGATGCAGAACCCACAGATTCTGGCCGCGTTGCAGGAGAGGCTGGACGGCCTGGTGGGCTCGCCGTCAGGATACATGGAGAG CTTACCAAAGGTAGTGAAGAGACGGGTCAACGCCCTAAAGAACCTACAAGTGAAATGCGCCCACATTGAGGCCAAGTTCTACGAAGAGGTCCATGAACTGGAGAGAAAGTACGCCGCTCTCTACCAACCCCTCTTCGACAAG cgaAGTGACATAGTTAAAGCAGCCTATGAGCCCACAGAGGAGGAGTGTGAGTGGAAGGCTGATGAGGAGGAAGAGTTGACAGTAAGTAAGCAG gaggagatgaaggagaaggccaaggtggaagaggagaagaaggatgaggagaaggaggaccCCAAAGGCGTTCCCGAGTTCTGGCTAACGGTTTTCAAGAACGTCGACCTGCTTAGCGACATGGTGCAG GAACATGATGAACCCATCCTCAAGCAATTACAAGATGTCAAAGTCAAATTCTCGGACCCTGGCCAGCCCATG AGCTTTTCTTTAGAATTCAACTTTGAGCCCAATGAGTTCTTCACAAACACTTTGTTGACAAAAACCTACAAGATGAGGTCTGAGCCTGATGAGAACGACCCCTTCTCCTTCGATGGGCCTGAGATCATGGGCTGCACAGG TTGTACGATCGACTGGACGAAGGGCAAGAACATCACCCTGAAGACGATCAAGAAGAAGCAGAAGCACAAGGGGCGTGGCACAGTCAGGACGGTCACCAAGACAGTCCCCAACGACTCTTTCTTCAACTTCTTCACCCCGCCTGATGTCCCTGAAAGTGGAGATATG GACGAGGACACCGAGGCTGTCCTCGCCGCTGACTTTGAGATCGGCCACTTCATCCGCGAGCGTATCGTCCCCAGGGCTGTGCTGTACTTCACGGGGGAGGCCATCgaggatgacgatgatgat tacgatgaggagggagaggaggctgatgACGAG gagggtgaggaggagggagaggaggagaatgaccCTGACTATGACCCCAAG AAGGACGCAAATCCCCCAGCCGAGTGCAAGCAGCAGTGA
- the LOC109878701 gene encoding nucleosome assembly protein 1-like 1 isoform X3, translating to MADMDNKDQAELDPADLEDVEDVEEEETGEDVNSKARQLTVQMMQNPQILAALQERLDGLVGSPSGYMESLPKVVKRRVNALKNLQVKCAHIEAKFYEEVHELERKYAALYQPLFDKRSDIVKAAYEPTEEECEWKADEEEELTVSKQEEMKEKAKVEEEKKDEEKEDPKGVPEFWLTVFKNVDLLSDMVQEHDEPILKQLQDVKVKFSDPGQPMSFSLEFNFEPNEFFTNTLLTKTYKMRSEPDENDPFSFDGPEIMGCTGCTIDWTKGKNITLKTIKKKQKHKGRGTVRTVTKTVPNDSFFNFFTPPDVPESGDMDEDTEAVLAADFEIGHFIRERIVPRAVLYFTGEAIEDDDDDYDEEGEEADDEEGEEEGEEENDPDYDPKKDANPPAECKQQ from the exons ATGGCAGACATGGACAA TAAGGACCAGGCTGAGCTGGACCCGGCAGATTTGGAGGACGTGGAGGAcgtggaagaggaggagactgGAGAGGATGTCAACAGCAAAG CTCGTCAGCTCACCGTGCAGATGATGCAGAACCCACAGATTCTGGCCGCGTTGCAGGAGAGGCTGGACGGCCTGGTGGGCTCGCCGTCAGGATACATGGAGAG CTTACCAAAGGTAGTGAAGAGACGGGTCAACGCCCTAAAGAACCTACAAGTGAAATGCGCCCACATTGAGGCCAAGTTCTACGAAGAGGTCCATGAACTGGAGAGAAAGTACGCCGCTCTCTACCAACCCCTCTTCGACAAG cgaAGTGACATAGTTAAAGCAGCCTATGAGCCCACAGAGGAGGAGTGTGAGTGGAAGGCTGATGAGGAGGAAGAGTTGACAGTAAGTAAGCAG gaggagatgaaggagaaggccaaggtggaagaggagaagaaggatgaggagaaggaggaccCCAAAGGCGTTCCCGAGTTCTGGCTAACGGTTTTCAAGAACGTCGACCTGCTTAGCGACATGGTGCAG GAACATGATGAACCCATCCTCAAGCAATTACAAGATGTCAAAGTCAAATTCTCGGACCCTGGCCAGCCCATG AGCTTTTCTTTAGAATTCAACTTTGAGCCCAATGAGTTCTTCACAAACACTTTGTTGACAAAAACCTACAAGATGAGGTCTGAGCCTGATGAGAACGACCCCTTCTCCTTCGATGGGCCTGAGATCATGGGCTGCACAGG TTGTACGATCGACTGGACGAAGGGCAAGAACATCACCCTGAAGACGATCAAGAAGAAGCAGAAGCACAAGGGGCGTGGCACAGTCAGGACGGTCACCAAGACAGTCCCCAACGACTCTTTCTTCAACTTCTTCACCCCGCCTGATGTCCCTGAAAGTGGAGATATG GACGAGGACACCGAGGCTGTCCTCGCCGCTGACTTTGAGATCGGCCACTTCATCCGCGAGCGTATCGTCCCCAGGGCTGTGCTGTACTTCACGGGGGAGGCCATCgaggatgacgatgatgat tacgatgaggagggagaggaggctgatgACGAG gagggtgaggaggagggagaggaggagaatgaccCTGACTATGACCCCAAG AAGGACGCAAATCCCCCAGCCGAGTGCAAGCAGCAGTGA
- the LOC109878701 gene encoding nucleosome assembly protein 1-like 1-B isoform X4, translating into MADMDNKDQAELDPADLEDVEDVEEEETGEDVNSKVPGFVRLPSARQLTVQMMQNPQILAALQERLDGLVGSPSGYMESLPKVVKRRVNALKNLQVKCAHIEAKFYEEVHELERKYAALYQPLFDKRSDIVKAAYEPTEEECEWKADEEEELTVSKQEEMKEKAKVEEEKKDEEKEDPKGVPEFWLTVFKNVDLLSDMVQEHDEPILKQLQDVKVKFSDPGQPMSFSLEFNFEPNEFFTNTLLTKTYKMRSEPDENDPFSFDGPEIMGCTGCTIDWTKGKNITLKTIKKKQKHKGRGTVRTVTKTVPNDSFFNFFTPPDVPESGDMDEDTEAVLAADFEIGHFIRERIVPRAVLYFTGEAIEDDDDDYDEEGEEADDEEGEEEGEEENDPDYDPKV; encoded by the exons ATGGCAGACATGGACAA TAAGGACCAGGCTGAGCTGGACCCGGCAGATTTGGAGGACGTGGAGGAcgtggaagaggaggagactgGAGAGGATGTCAACAGCAAAG TGCCTGGCTTTGTCCGTCTCCCCTCAGCTCGTCAGCTCACCGTGCAGATGATGCAGAACCCACAGATTCTGGCCGCGTTGCAGGAGAGGCTGGACGGCCTGGTGGGCTCGCCGTCAGGATACATGGAGAG CTTACCAAAGGTAGTGAAGAGACGGGTCAACGCCCTAAAGAACCTACAAGTGAAATGCGCCCACATTGAGGCCAAGTTCTACGAAGAGGTCCATGAACTGGAGAGAAAGTACGCCGCTCTCTACCAACCCCTCTTCGACAAG cgaAGTGACATAGTTAAAGCAGCCTATGAGCCCACAGAGGAGGAGTGTGAGTGGAAGGCTGATGAGGAGGAAGAGTTGACAGTAAGTAAGCAG gaggagatgaaggagaaggccaaggtggaagaggagaagaaggatgaggagaaggaggaccCCAAAGGCGTTCCCGAGTTCTGGCTAACGGTTTTCAAGAACGTCGACCTGCTTAGCGACATGGTGCAG GAACATGATGAACCCATCCTCAAGCAATTACAAGATGTCAAAGTCAAATTCTCGGACCCTGGCCAGCCCATG AGCTTTTCTTTAGAATTCAACTTTGAGCCCAATGAGTTCTTCACAAACACTTTGTTGACAAAAACCTACAAGATGAGGTCTGAGCCTGATGAGAACGACCCCTTCTCCTTCGATGGGCCTGAGATCATGGGCTGCACAGG TTGTACGATCGACTGGACGAAGGGCAAGAACATCACCCTGAAGACGATCAAGAAGAAGCAGAAGCACAAGGGGCGTGGCACAGTCAGGACGGTCACCAAGACAGTCCCCAACGACTCTTTCTTCAACTTCTTCACCCCGCCTGATGTCCCTGAAAGTGGAGATATG GACGAGGACACCGAGGCTGTCCTCGCCGCTGACTTTGAGATCGGCCACTTCATCCGCGAGCGTATCGTCCCCAGGGCTGTGCTGTACTTCACGGGGGAGGCCATCgaggatgacgatgatgat tacgatgaggagggagaggaggctgatgACGAG gagggtgaggaggagggagaggaggagaatgaccCTGACTATGACCCCAAG GTTTAA
- the LOC109878701 gene encoding nucleosome assembly protein 1-like 1-B isoform X7 has product MADMDNKDQAELDPADLEDVEDVEEEETGEDVNSKARQLTVQMMQNPQILAALQERLDGLVGSPSGYMESLPKVVKRRVNALKNLQVKCAHIEAKFYEEVHELERKYAALYQPLFDKRSDIVKAAYEPTEEECEWKADEEEELTVSKQEEMKEKAKVEEEKKDEEKEDPKGVPEFWLTVFKNVDLLSDMVQEHDEPILKQLQDVKVKFSDPGQPMSFSLEFNFEPNEFFTNTLLTKTYKMRSEPDENDPFSFDGPEIMGCTGCTIDWTKGKNITLKTIKKKQKHKGRGTVRTVTKTVPNDSFFNFFTPPDVPESGDMDEDTEAVLAADFEIGHFIRERIVPRAVLYFTGEAIEDDDDDYDEEGEEADDEEGEEEGEEENDPDYDPKV; this is encoded by the exons ATGGCAGACATGGACAA TAAGGACCAGGCTGAGCTGGACCCGGCAGATTTGGAGGACGTGGAGGAcgtggaagaggaggagactgGAGAGGATGTCAACAGCAAAG CTCGTCAGCTCACCGTGCAGATGATGCAGAACCCACAGATTCTGGCCGCGTTGCAGGAGAGGCTGGACGGCCTGGTGGGCTCGCCGTCAGGATACATGGAGAG CTTACCAAAGGTAGTGAAGAGACGGGTCAACGCCCTAAAGAACCTACAAGTGAAATGCGCCCACATTGAGGCCAAGTTCTACGAAGAGGTCCATGAACTGGAGAGAAAGTACGCCGCTCTCTACCAACCCCTCTTCGACAAG cgaAGTGACATAGTTAAAGCAGCCTATGAGCCCACAGAGGAGGAGTGTGAGTGGAAGGCTGATGAGGAGGAAGAGTTGACAGTAAGTAAGCAG gaggagatgaaggagaaggccaaggtggaagaggagaagaaggatgaggagaaggaggaccCCAAAGGCGTTCCCGAGTTCTGGCTAACGGTTTTCAAGAACGTCGACCTGCTTAGCGACATGGTGCAG GAACATGATGAACCCATCCTCAAGCAATTACAAGATGTCAAAGTCAAATTCTCGGACCCTGGCCAGCCCATG AGCTTTTCTTTAGAATTCAACTTTGAGCCCAATGAGTTCTTCACAAACACTTTGTTGACAAAAACCTACAAGATGAGGTCTGAGCCTGATGAGAACGACCCCTTCTCCTTCGATGGGCCTGAGATCATGGGCTGCACAGG TTGTACGATCGACTGGACGAAGGGCAAGAACATCACCCTGAAGACGATCAAGAAGAAGCAGAAGCACAAGGGGCGTGGCACAGTCAGGACGGTCACCAAGACAGTCCCCAACGACTCTTTCTTCAACTTCTTCACCCCGCCTGATGTCCCTGAAAGTGGAGATATG GACGAGGACACCGAGGCTGTCCTCGCCGCTGACTTTGAGATCGGCCACTTCATCCGCGAGCGTATCGTCCCCAGGGCTGTGCTGTACTTCACGGGGGAGGCCATCgaggatgacgatgatgat tacgatgaggagggagaggaggctgatgACGAG gagggtgaggaggagggagaggaggagaatgaccCTGACTATGACCCCAAG GTTTAA
- the LOC109878701 gene encoding nucleosome assembly protein 1-like 1-B isoform X8 — MADMDNKDQAELDPADLEDVEDVEEEETGEDVNSKARQLTVQMMQNPQILAALQERLDGLVGSPSGYMESLPKVVKRRVNALKNLQVKCAHIEAKFYEEVHELERKYAALYQPLFDKRSDIVKAAYEPTEEECEWKADEEEELTEEMKEKAKVEEEKKDEEKEDPKGVPEFWLTVFKNVDLLSDMVQEHDEPILKQLQDVKVKFSDPGQPMSFSLEFNFEPNEFFTNTLLTKTYKMRSEPDENDPFSFDGPEIMGCTGCTIDWTKGKNITLKTIKKKQKHKGRGTVRTVTKTVPNDSFFNFFTPPDVPESGDMDEDTEAVLAADFEIGHFIRERIVPRAVLYFTGEAIEDDDDDYDEEGEEADDEEGEEEGEEENDPDYDPKV; from the exons ATGGCAGACATGGACAA TAAGGACCAGGCTGAGCTGGACCCGGCAGATTTGGAGGACGTGGAGGAcgtggaagaggaggagactgGAGAGGATGTCAACAGCAAAG CTCGTCAGCTCACCGTGCAGATGATGCAGAACCCACAGATTCTGGCCGCGTTGCAGGAGAGGCTGGACGGCCTGGTGGGCTCGCCGTCAGGATACATGGAGAG CTTACCAAAGGTAGTGAAGAGACGGGTCAACGCCCTAAAGAACCTACAAGTGAAATGCGCCCACATTGAGGCCAAGTTCTACGAAGAGGTCCATGAACTGGAGAGAAAGTACGCCGCTCTCTACCAACCCCTCTTCGACAAG cgaAGTGACATAGTTAAAGCAGCCTATGAGCCCACAGAGGAGGAGTGTGAGTGGAAGGCTGATGAGGAGGAAGAGTTGACA gaggagatgaaggagaaggccaaggtggaagaggagaagaaggatgaggagaaggaggaccCCAAAGGCGTTCCCGAGTTCTGGCTAACGGTTTTCAAGAACGTCGACCTGCTTAGCGACATGGTGCAG GAACATGATGAACCCATCCTCAAGCAATTACAAGATGTCAAAGTCAAATTCTCGGACCCTGGCCAGCCCATG AGCTTTTCTTTAGAATTCAACTTTGAGCCCAATGAGTTCTTCACAAACACTTTGTTGACAAAAACCTACAAGATGAGGTCTGAGCCTGATGAGAACGACCCCTTCTCCTTCGATGGGCCTGAGATCATGGGCTGCACAGG TTGTACGATCGACTGGACGAAGGGCAAGAACATCACCCTGAAGACGATCAAGAAGAAGCAGAAGCACAAGGGGCGTGGCACAGTCAGGACGGTCACCAAGACAGTCCCCAACGACTCTTTCTTCAACTTCTTCACCCCGCCTGATGTCCCTGAAAGTGGAGATATG GACGAGGACACCGAGGCTGTCCTCGCCGCTGACTTTGAGATCGGCCACTTCATCCGCGAGCGTATCGTCCCCAGGGCTGTGCTGTACTTCACGGGGGAGGCCATCgaggatgacgatgatgat tacgatgaggagggagaggaggctgatgACGAG gagggtgaggaggagggagaggaggagaatgaccCTGACTATGACCCCAAG GTTTAA
- the LOC109878701 gene encoding nucleosome assembly protein 1-like 1-B isoform X6 — translation MADMDNKDQAELDPADLEDVEDVEEEETGEDVNSKVPGFVRLPSARQLTVQMMQNPQILAALQERLDGLVGSPSGYMESLPKVVKRRVNALKNLQVKCAHIEAKFYEEVHELERKYAALYQPLFDKRSDIVKAAYEPTEEECEWKADEEEELTEEMKEKAKVEEEKKDEEKEDPKGVPEFWLTVFKNVDLLSDMVQEHDEPILKQLQDVKVKFSDPGQPMSFSLEFNFEPNEFFTNTLLTKTYKMRSEPDENDPFSFDGPEIMGCTGCTIDWTKGKNITLKTIKKKQKHKGRGTVRTVTKTVPNDSFFNFFTPPDVPESGDMDEDTEAVLAADFEIGHFIRERIVPRAVLYFTGEAIEDDDDDYDEEGEEADDEEGEEEGEEENDPDYDPKV, via the exons ATGGCAGACATGGACAA TAAGGACCAGGCTGAGCTGGACCCGGCAGATTTGGAGGACGTGGAGGAcgtggaagaggaggagactgGAGAGGATGTCAACAGCAAAG TGCCTGGCTTTGTCCGTCTCCCCTCAGCTCGTCAGCTCACCGTGCAGATGATGCAGAACCCACAGATTCTGGCCGCGTTGCAGGAGAGGCTGGACGGCCTGGTGGGCTCGCCGTCAGGATACATGGAGAG CTTACCAAAGGTAGTGAAGAGACGGGTCAACGCCCTAAAGAACCTACAAGTGAAATGCGCCCACATTGAGGCCAAGTTCTACGAAGAGGTCCATGAACTGGAGAGAAAGTACGCCGCTCTCTACCAACCCCTCTTCGACAAG cgaAGTGACATAGTTAAAGCAGCCTATGAGCCCACAGAGGAGGAGTGTGAGTGGAAGGCTGATGAGGAGGAAGAGTTGACA gaggagatgaaggagaaggccaaggtggaagaggagaagaaggatgaggagaaggaggaccCCAAAGGCGTTCCCGAGTTCTGGCTAACGGTTTTCAAGAACGTCGACCTGCTTAGCGACATGGTGCAG GAACATGATGAACCCATCCTCAAGCAATTACAAGATGTCAAAGTCAAATTCTCGGACCCTGGCCAGCCCATG AGCTTTTCTTTAGAATTCAACTTTGAGCCCAATGAGTTCTTCACAAACACTTTGTTGACAAAAACCTACAAGATGAGGTCTGAGCCTGATGAGAACGACCCCTTCTCCTTCGATGGGCCTGAGATCATGGGCTGCACAGG TTGTACGATCGACTGGACGAAGGGCAAGAACATCACCCTGAAGACGATCAAGAAGAAGCAGAAGCACAAGGGGCGTGGCACAGTCAGGACGGTCACCAAGACAGTCCCCAACGACTCTTTCTTCAACTTCTTCACCCCGCCTGATGTCCCTGAAAGTGGAGATATG GACGAGGACACCGAGGCTGTCCTCGCCGCTGACTTTGAGATCGGCCACTTCATCCGCGAGCGTATCGTCCCCAGGGCTGTGCTGTACTTCACGGGGGAGGCCATCgaggatgacgatgatgat tacgatgaggagggagaggaggctgatgACGAG gagggtgaggaggagggagaggaggagaatgaccCTGACTATGACCCCAAG GTTTAA